The genomic DNA ATGaaatgcctttttttttattacgaGTAGGTAtcgaaataaattaattttgccaaaaaataaaagaagataaGAAATTTGACTTCACCTCGGTTgaaagatattttattttaacttcTAAGATaagtaatttatatatatatatacatacattagACAATTAATTTGGGAAAAGGATCTAATATTTGCGCTCAACAAAGGTTCTACTATAACATTTGACTAGTCATTTGCGCCTTGCGCGAACTTTCTTGCTATTTTTAGTTTTGTTAATATTATTGTATTCAcgaattttataataacaaaaaatttgaaataaataatctcctccaaaatatctaatatataaatatattgtgtatttgaaaaaaaattaatgtacACGGGATGCAAAGGGTCGATCGTCCCGAAATTGAAGGTTACGAAAGGAAGCTCCTCATTAATCGAATAGAGAGCTCTCATGAGCTCTCGTCGAAGGAGTCTAAATTACATAATACTAGTCCTTTGGCTTGTGCGTTGCGCAGGTATATTTGTGCTTCTTGGAGACGTGTAAgtagattataaatttattggATAAATTTCTTGGAAATTCGAAATTCATTAATGATGTTATTCAAGAGTATTttctagagaaaaaaaagttatcaagataaaaattagaaaagtcaATGCGGGGAACATGAAGGGATAATAAACCCTTAACTCCTTATTCATCGAGTACGCTTACGTGAAAGCTTCTTAACAAATGAATCGGAGGCTCTCGTTGAAAGTACTTTAAATTactatagatatatatagatatagattattgtaagaagatattaatataaatatctGGTAATAAATCTACGTCCACTTTTACCATTTTCTCGCTATTGCATTGACCCTAGGCTGGACTATTTTAAAAAGTGAGAAATCTACcaaatatttatgaaatattgATTAATATTACACCAGATCCATTAACAGAATTGTCTGGTGGCTCGCCACTGGACGATCATATATGTAGCAAGGTTATTAGTGGTCGTGAACTTTGATAAAACCACAATAGAGGCTGCAATAATTAGCGATATGCCACTCTAATCCTTTAAAAGACACCGATTTGAAGAATAAGGACTACTCGAAAAGCGAAGGAAAGAGGACTGCCAAGAATTTCATATTAACAATGATTAAAAATCATattgttgggaattataaTCCCATATGAAAAAGATGAACGGATATCAATTGGTTTACATGAGACTTgcgtaccaccacttatcagcttgaccTTTTAAGTAGATATGGACCCAAACCCGTATAAACCcaatagaaatttaatatggtattagAGCGGGTTACGTTTCCGCGTGCTCACGTGGGTTTACACTACGCCGACCTAATATCGAAATCATCCAAAAGAGCGCCTCGTATTAATCCCCCATCGCCCGAGCACGAAAGATGAGCCCGGCTCAAAGTCAGTTGTTGAGGATgagtgtttaagggcacgagACAACGTGTATGTAGAAATACACTACGcattgcacgtgagggcgggtgttgaaaattataatcccacatggaaaagatGAACGAATATACaatggtttatatgagacttggataccatcacttatcagcttgagtttttaagtggaaatgagcTCGAGTCCATATAagtccaatgaaaatttaatacatatatttttctaaactCCATTTTTTTAGTTGGCCAAAATTTGCACATATATTAAAGCAAAGAAGACAAAATTGAAAGCATACAAGTTTATTGATGAGCACCATTCTAGTGAATATTTCTCTCTCATCTTATAGTTTTTCCACATgtattttatagaaattatatatgtctAGAACTAATCAAAGAACTCCAAAAGCTCAAGTGTGGTATGGTATATTGAAAGGTGTGGTAATTCTATTCAAATGcgtaatattttgaaaataaataaaataataagtcAAATATTACGCATTTGAATAGAAATATTATACCTTTTAATACAATATATCACACTTGTCGCTATAACTAATTGTCATGTTATAAATTTTAAGTCGCACCCGTAGCATGGCTGCAACGTCTAATAAAGTCTAGatgataatttaaattattagaGTTCCTCTCTTGTATTGGAAAACAATCCATCAAGTAAAAGGCAAACAAGATTTCtagaatctatatataatttgaacATGACTTGGCCTTGCATTAACTGTTTACTACACAGTATACTTCCTATCATAATAAATAAGCttatttattacaattaattttagtATCCCAAAGGGCATTCTTAATTAGCCGATATCATGAAAGATTGGTCaccgaaaagaaaatgcaaaaattgATAGGGGATTGTGTGCGGGTCTCATGAGGGAAAAAGATTGAATAAAGATGATAAAATTTAAGATCATTAAAATAGGTGAGAAAAAAgatatttgataaaaataaaaaaaataatttgatttaaGATTCGTGTTTATGTTTTAATGTAGGATTGTGAAGTGATGTTTTACCATAAGTTGGAGGTTTATAAAAAAAGCTTACATGAAAGGATCTCGCGAGAATAGCTTGAATTACATTACAGGTAGATTCCTAAATTCCTTATCCATCGGAAGATATGGCAAGTGTtgaaatatatgcatatgtatgcctgtatatatatattttagaaacATAGAGCTCAGTCCTAAACGATTGCTAAGGCATACATTTTCTAGAATGAAAAATCAGATTCCCAATgtcttttctttataaatggtagtattttttaaaataaattgtaagatacattactttttttaattttaaaaatggatTTAAGGTTATTATATATGGAttcttgaaattaaattaatttatatccTTCTCTGATTGATACTACTTACGACGCAACTAATGGCTTGTCAGTAACTTTAGTAGTCTTTCAAAACAATTGGCAAACAATCTGATAACTTGTCCATAAACAAATTAGTATTGTCAGTCCGGCCATACATGCTATGCGGGTAGCCCAATAGGGATTATTTTTGCATGATTTCTGAGGTAAATTGAATTTGGAACTTCCCCGAAAAAATCACACTCCTTAACCATATGGTCAACTCTTTATTGGCTTAATATCATTTAATTCACTAacataattgaaagaattttgcAGGGCCGAAATAACGACTTGCAAAGGACCGAAAGTTCAGAGTCTTCAGACTGTAATAATAGTTGTTGAAAAGGGCTGAGATTTGGTTTAAGTATAAAATCACATCCTAACATTTAAATTGTGGGCAAGAAGGACCTGTGGTTTTAAATCATTGCTAGTCTGATGAGCTAGCCTTCGTTACTTTTATATAACTGTCGTTCTTCAAATTCCACTGCGATCTTCTTAACTTTATAAATTTACCCCCCTCTCAAATCTCTCATAGCACTCTTGTCTTTCTCATTCACAGAAAATCCGTCCATCTTGTTCAACCTCCGTTGGTCAAAAGCTACAAGCAAAGGTTAATTGATCGGACCTACTTATTATCAACCACCATCACTGTTCaacctgttttttttttaaaacaaaataggcCCATAAACCTAGTACAATGTCTATTGTTCAACCTCTTGATAAAGCCTTTTAATTCTTCATCATGTCCAGTTTCTCAGTTGAGATGTCTAGCGCTTTGCATTCTCTAGTGAACACTAAAAGTTACAGGAATATTTGATGTGACGAAACTGTTAATCGACGAGTACTCATTATGACTGGTCTAGCCATGCCTCCTATAATAGACACTAGAGGTATTGTTCCACTTGAATGTGAGAGAGTTCAGTCGAGAATGGAGTGCTAGACACTCAAGCGAGAAGGTGGATATTGGAAACTTTAGTGAAGATAATTAATGGCCTGATGGCGGTTGATTAATAGTAAAAATGCCTGATCAATTAATCCTGTTGCTTTTGATCAATGGAATTCGAACGGCATACTGAGTTTCTGTGGATGAGGACAACGAGATTGCTATGAGAGGTTTGAGACATGTCCAGGTAATTTAGTAAAGTTAAGAAGATTGGGTTGTAATTTGAAGAACGTTAGTTATACTAAGTAACAAAAGATTATATTAGTAACGATTTAAAATTACAGACCTTTTCTGGCCTGTAATTTGATTTATACGGTAGGATAGAATTTTAACTTAAACCAAATCTCAGGCCTTTCTAAGCTTGATTAATAAGCTACCATAGTACTATAGAATTCAATTTTGTGATAGTAATTTCTTTCCCTTAATCATCATGTATACTCTAAATTCTGTTGAACTAATTGTTAGACCGTAGATAAGACCTCTTAagcaattttcaaaatgttAATAGTCTCATACCATTCAGTGTGTGTATTTTTCTTACGTATGATTGATGAAAAGACacagtgtgtgtgtgtgggtaTGGCCCTATTCCCTGTGAAGCTTCTATTTAATGATGTTATATTAACACATACATAATGTCTTTATATGTTGATATAATATTTAGAATGTGATGCACAAGTGGGAGgtttgaaaagtaaaaaacgGGGAACTCTAGGAGCGACATTAAGGCACATAGACAAGTGCAATATTATATTGCCCTCATGCAAAGAGCACTTGGTGAAATTTGCTTTGAAgacaatattaataataatatctcttTAATTAGTTGGCGGGGGCCACTTGCCCTAgcaatttttctatttttatattcaattcCAAATCAGAGACAATCGCTTTCAGCCTTTCAGGGTCGTAGCCTTCAAagtttctattaaaaaaaatgaaaattagggaaggatatataataaaaaattatattaactCCATCAATTATTTAAGGTAACATAACACTACTCAATAATTAAATGGGTTTCGATAAGCATGAAATTTAGAGGAAACACAAAGCTATAGGAGAAAGCACAAAATCTAAGCATATAAGTCACGCACACACGAACCAATATgtgcaaaagaaaaagttagTAAATGCTCTTATAGAAGAAAGAATgaacaaaatggaaaaaaagaaaaagaaaaagaaaaaagaagaggaggtTTTTATTAGTATAatgtcatttatttttaatctaaaattaagaaattttgaatttaatattCATAATAGGACTTCGGGTTCGTGATTTGAAGTATTAGTAACAATATCTACTCTTCCTCACATTGCCTTATTTTCTGTCCTTCCATATTTCCTTATTAGGGCTTACACCTTCCtaccattaaaaaaatagtgaAATCATGAGAAAATTGCTCAACGCCAAACTTAGTTTTCAGTAAGAGAACTTTACCAATAGTGTAGCATTACGAATGGAAGTAGCTCACTAGGACTAAGCCTATGTTCTAACGGAATTAGTCTCAATCAATAGATTGATGATAAATGTgatttaccaaaaaataaaataatagacTAATCTGTTAAGAATTTGAGTAAAATATATctctttaatattaattttattttctaatatttttcgTACGATGGACCTGCATCGaatacaaattgcaatttcgtgaaggaatattattattaatattaataatagtgTGTAAAGCTTGCAACATcttctataatatatatgagtgtcaaatataaaattataaaatctgATACAGCGATGCAATTATTACTCACGATCTCTCTCTAGGGTTATAAAGCAAACAAACATTAACACAAAAACACACACAGAGGTTGAGAGaggccttctccttcttcttcctcttcctcttcgccctctttttttttttgtggtgatgaagttcttcttcttcttgaaatAGGCAGGGGGGATCTGAGAATCAATCTCTCTGACAGATACTgtcgttttctttttctttttcattttttccccttcttttgGGTACAAAATAGTTTGTTTGGGGATTGGGAACTTCCCAATTTCTCTTCTTACAAGTTCTGTTTGAGATGTAATAgcagtaaatatatatacacatatacatatacagaGAGCTCAGTTGAGGAGACATGGGAAGCAGTTATTTTGGGGAGCCAAATATGGGAAATGATAGAGGAACATCAAGGAGGAGCAGGAAGGGCAGCTCGGAGAAGCCGAAGCAGCCGCAGAGAGGGCTCGGGGTCGCCCAGCTCGAGAAAATTAGACTTCACGGCCAAATGGCCAGTAGCGGCAGCTGCTCCTCCTATGGCCAGTTCCACCATCAGTACCCTTCCGGTCCTTATCCCACCTCGGCCTTCTCCCAAGTAAGTAATACCTCGTCTCCCTCTCTCACTCGCTCGATAACACGTAATTTCCTGGTGATGCTGGGCTTCGAGACTAGGAGATCGACGAATTATAGCGAAGGGAGAATGCGCGTGAGAGTGTATAGTGCTTTAGAATTCAGTGTTAGGTAGAAAGTATTCAGGACACTGTTAGTTGTTGGGGAAGTACTATTATGAATCGAGAACCATATTTTGATGTGCTGGGGCGATCGCTGCTACCTGCACACGCAAATTTAGCAGGTTGAGGGGAAGAAGGGTTGATGCGGAGTTAATAGCACGACGAGCTTCGGATTTCACTGGAAATTTTCTTGGGGaaagattttcattttttttcccggtgATTTTACTTTTAAGAGATCCTATTTATAATCATAAGTTGTACGACTTTTGAAGCTTTGTTTGATCGTACCAATATTGATCATCTAGTCAGAAAGCCGAGAAACATGGCAGATTCTTTACGGAAtctgttttatttttccttccaGCGTTGATTataaattcaaagaaaaaagaatattgcAAATTGGCAAAATGAATCACGTGAATTATCACATTTCTCACAATTATTCATACAATATTCCATCTAAGAATAAATGGGAAAGTTGGAATATGTGCCAAATCAGACGTTTTTCGGGAGGCCGTCTGGGGGATTAAATAGATAATCTCGATCAGACATTATGTGTTTCTCATTGTTGCACGCAGTGGTCTACTGGAGAATTAATGATCTTACGGGGTCTAATTGGTTTTTTGCTATTAATGTTGCGCAGGAGGATTTCAGAGGGCAAACAGGTTATTCATCAACACCCTCATCTTCATTTTCATAcacttcctcctcctctacCTCGGCTTCCTACGGTTTGGGACCCAATTTCATGGTATGCCTCTAGTTCGTCATAACTACGTATACCAATGTATGAAAGGTTATTCTATCCAAACACGAATCCAAATCTtgtgtggatatatatatatgcactctatgattcattccatttaagcGACTCAAGAACCAATGCACATAAAACTGTCAAGATTTACTGGAAACCCTAGCTTAGATAAAGCAATTAATTCTTCCAAGTATCACTTACATAATTATAGGATAGGATAAGATCTCAAGTTATGACTGAAAATTAATCCTGGTTGGAatattgatttgattttgaaCACGAAATGACATACTTTATCTATTGGTGATATGTACTGTTAGTGCATTTGTCATGATggtatcttcttcttcttctggtcAATCATTAAAGTTTCCAAAAACATACATAGCATAGGAGAAGTGCTCTACTGTTTGGTATCTGAGTTTAGTGGGTCCCTGACTTGATAAAGTTTGTCGGGTGAATTTAATGCTTCTCAGCAGATGGGAGGAGACCATGAAAGAGGAAGCATAAGATCATATGGTGATAATAATTCTCATCATCATTCTTCAACTCACGCCAGGTACACAATCTAATTTAATTTGCCAAGTTGGattatgaatttatttaatttgttagGGCACAAAATTTGGAATCTTCGGATCATTTCTGATTGATCAAAGTTTGCTTTATATCCCTTAATTGATGATTTTCCTTTCTGATGGTTCAGCTGGGGCACTAGTCATGGCTACTTGGATATGCCTCAATATATGCAGCCTGCGATGACGAGACACCTTCTAAACTTACATGTAGAGGTGCGTTCCGCATTAATGTTACGCTGAAGTATCATGAACTTGTCAATTTTCATCTGTT from Punica granatum isolate Tunisia-2019 chromosome 2, ASM765513v2, whole genome shotgun sequence includes the following:
- the LOC116195008 gene encoding protein SPEAR3 isoform X1; the encoded protein is MGSSYFGEPNMGNDRGTSRRSRKGSSEKPKQPQRGLGVAQLEKIRLHGQMASSGSCSSYGQFHHQYPSGPYPTSAFSQEDFRGQTGYSSTPSSSFSYTSSSSTSASYGLGPNFMQMGGDHERGSIRSYGDNNSHHHSSTHASWGTSHGYLDMPQYMQPAMTRHLLNLHVEDPHAQVHHRSSSLGSSHKSETNDAQELDLELRLSL
- the LOC116195008 gene encoding protein SPEAR1 isoform X2, whose amino-acid sequence is MGSSYFGEPNMGNDRGTSRRSRKGSSEKPKQPQRGLGVAQLEKIRLHGQMASSGSCSSYGQFHHQYPSGPYPTSAFSQEDFRGQTGYSSTPSSSFSYTSSSSTSASYGLGPNFMMGGDHERGSIRSYGDNNSHHHSSTHASWGTSHGYLDMPQYMQPAMTRHLLNLHVEDPHAQVHHRSSSLGSSHKSETNDAQELDLELRLSL